In Oryza brachyantha chromosome 1, ObraRS2, whole genome shotgun sequence, the following are encoded in one genomic region:
- the LOC102712586 gene encoding mannan endo-1,4-beta-mannosidase 2 yields the protein MAGNGLILYHILGLASCIALVYFSLGEVDLRLSLPALPFSGGGASSRAASLPFVERRGARLFLDGRPFYINGWNSYWLMDLAVEPDTRPRVPSMFRTAVSMGLTVCRTWAFNDGSYNALQLSPGHFDERVFKALDRVVAEASQHGVRLILSLANNLDAYGGKRQYVRWAWEEGVGITASNDSFFFDPAIRDYFKVYLKTLVTRKNHLTGLEYRDDPTILAWELMNEPRCTSDPSGDTLQRWMEEMAAYVKSIDKKHLLTVGTEGFYGPTSSQDKLNINPGEWFPNNYGADFIRNSKIPDIDFASVHVYPDNWLQHASLDEKLKFMTQWITSHVEDGDKELDKPVLVTEFGLSHQVEGFDDAHRDVLYRAVYDIVYDSARRGGAGGGALVWQLAAEGMEQYHDGFSIVPVERPSMMRLIKEQSCRLAAVRYGEEGARKVLKTVCS from the exons atggcgggcAACGGCCTGATCCTGTACCACATCCTCGGCTTGGCCTCCTGCATCGCGCTGGTCTACTTCTCGCTCGGCGAGGTGGACCTCCGCCTCTCACTGCCAGCCCTCCcgttctccggcggcggcgcctcctcgCGCGCGGCGTCCCTGCCCTTCGtggagcggcgcggcgcgcgcctcTTCCTGGACGGCCGGCCCTTCTACATCAACGGGTGGAACTCGTACTGGCTCATGGACCTGGCCGTGGAGCCGGACACCCGCCCCCGCGTGCCCAGCATGTTCCGCACCGCCGTCTCCATGGGCCTCACCGTGTGCCGCACCTGGGCGTTCAACGACGGCTCCTACAACGCCCTCCAGCTCTCTCCCGGCCACTTCGACGAGCGCGTCTTCAAG GCGCTGGACCgggtggtggcggaggcgtCGCAGCACGGCGTGCGGCTGATCCTGAGCCTGGCGAACAACCTGGACGCGTACGGCGGGAAGAGGCAGTATGTGCGGTGGGCGTGGGAGGAGGGCGTCGGCATCACCGCCTCCAACGACTCCTTCTTCTTCGACCCCGCCATCCGCGACTACTTCAAAGTCTACCTCAAG ACGTTGGTGACGAGGAAGAACCATTTGACGGGGCTGGAATACAGGGACGACCCTACCATCCTCGCGTGGGAGCTCATGAACGAGCCCAGGTGCACCTCCGACCCGTCTGGCGACACACTGCAG CGTTGGATGGAGGAGATGGCGGCGTACGTGAAATCGATCGACAAGAAGCACCTGCTCACCGTCGGCACCGAGGGGTTCTACGGCCCGACGAGCTCTCAAGACAAGCTGAACATCAATCCCGGGGAATGGTTCCCCAACAACTACGGCGCCGACTTCATCCGCAACTCCAAGATTCCAGATATCGACTTTGCCTCCGTTCATGTGTACCCAGACAATTG GTTGCAGCATGCCAGTCTGGACGAGAAGCTCAAGTTCATGACGCAGTGGATCACCTCGCATGTGGAGGACGGGGACAAGGAGCTCGACAAGCCCGTGCTGGTGACGGAGTTCGGGCTGTCGCACCAGGTGGAGGGCTTCGACGACGCGCACCGCGACGTGCTGTATAGGGCGGTGTACGACATCGTCTATGATTCGGCCAGGCGggggggcgccggcggcggcgccctcgtTTGGCAGCTCGCCGCGGAGGGCATGGAGCAGTACCACGACGGCTTCTCCATTGTGCCCGTGGAGCGGCCGTCCATGATGCGGCTGATCAAGGAGCAGTCGTGCCGGCTGGCCGCGGTGAGGTACGGCGAGGAGGGGGCCAGGAAGGTCCTCAAGACGGTGTGCAGCTGA